A stretch of the Streptomyces venezuelae genome encodes the following:
- a CDS encoding lysine N(6)-hydroxylase/L-ornithine N(5)-oxygenase family protein, which translates to MSQALPDDAPLIHDLIGIGFGPSNVAMAIALSEHNASVGRQEAVTAHFFERQPEFGWHRGMLIDDATMQVSFLKDLVTLRNPTSEYSFLCYLQSKGRLIDFVNHKNLFPLRVEFHDYFQWAAAKVDDMVSYGSEVVAVRPVVEDGVVQYMDVTARSGSELVVHRARNLVVGTGLTPRMPEGVDRTDRVWHNSDLLGKVEGLKGTDPRRFIVVGAGQSAAENVAYLHRTFPEAEVCAVFSRYGYSPADDSSFANRIFDPAAVDEYFIAPEEIKQKLIGYHGNTNYSVVDIDLIDDLYRQEYQEKVLGTERLRFLKVSRLTEVMETPDKVRVTVESLVTGEKTPLDADVLVYATGYRSADALGLLGEVEQYCQRDEQGRVRVERDYRITTDPELNCGIYLQGGTEHTHGITSSLLSNTAVRVGEILDSIVANGRAPLAQAERAADEIGSTL; encoded by the coding sequence ATGTCACAGGCTCTTCCTGACGACGCACCTTTGATCCACGACCTCATCGGAATCGGCTTCGGCCCCTCCAATGTGGCCATGGCGATCGCGCTCAGCGAGCACAACGCAAGCGTCGGACGGCAGGAGGCGGTCACTGCTCACTTCTTCGAGCGCCAGCCGGAGTTCGGCTGGCACCGCGGCATGCTCATCGACGATGCCACGATGCAGGTGTCCTTCCTCAAGGACCTGGTGACCCTCCGGAACCCGACCAGCGAATACAGCTTCCTCTGCTACCTGCAGAGCAAGGGCCGACTGATCGACTTCGTCAACCACAAGAACCTCTTCCCGCTGCGCGTGGAGTTCCACGACTACTTCCAGTGGGCCGCGGCCAAGGTCGACGACATGGTCTCCTATGGCTCCGAGGTCGTCGCCGTCCGCCCCGTCGTCGAGGACGGCGTCGTCCAGTACATGGACGTCACCGCCCGCTCCGGCTCGGAGCTCGTGGTCCACCGGGCCCGCAACCTGGTCGTCGGCACCGGCCTGACGCCGCGGATGCCCGAGGGCGTCGACCGTACCGACCGGGTCTGGCACAACTCCGACCTGCTGGGCAAGGTCGAGGGCCTCAAGGGCACCGACCCCCGCCGCTTCATCGTGGTCGGCGCCGGCCAGAGCGCCGCCGAGAACGTCGCGTACCTGCACCGGACCTTCCCCGAGGCCGAGGTCTGCGCCGTCTTCTCGCGCTACGGCTACAGCCCCGCGGACGACAGCAGCTTCGCCAACCGCATCTTCGACCCGGCCGCCGTGGACGAGTACTTCATCGCGCCGGAGGAGATCAAGCAGAAGCTGATCGGCTACCACGGCAACACCAACTACTCCGTGGTGGACATCGACCTGATCGACGACCTCTACCGCCAGGAGTACCAGGAGAAGGTGCTCGGCACCGAGCGCCTGCGCTTCCTGAAGGTGTCCCGGCTGACCGAGGTCATGGAGACCCCCGACAAGGTCCGGGTCACCGTCGAGTCGCTCGTCACGGGGGAGAAGACCCCGCTGGACGCCGACGTCCTGGTCTACGCGACCGGATACCGCTCCGCCGACGCCCTCGGCCTCCTCGGCGAGGTCGAGCAGTACTGCCAGCGCGACGAGCAGGGCCGGGTCCGGGTGGAGCGCGACTACCGCATCACCACCGACCCCGAACTCAACTGCGGCATCTACCTGCAGGGCGGCACCGAGCACACGCACGGCATCACCTCGTCCCTGCTGTCGAACACCGCGGTCCGGGTCGGCGAGATCCTCGACTCGATCGTCGCGAACGGCCGGGCCCCGCTCGCCCAGGCCGAGCGCGCTGCCGACGAAATCGGTTCGACGCTCTAG
- a CDS encoding iron-siderophore ABC transporter substrate-binding protein: MAIAAAAALVLSACGGGDEKSESKPAVSGDTKAAGAFPVTVDHKYGSTTISAEPKKIVTLGLSDQDAVLALGIKPVGAVDWFKEAPYGKWPWAKDLWGSTPPQVVGERDEYNMEKIAALKPDLIIAQYSGMKKEQYDTLSKIAKVVAQPKGAEDYQADWKVMTQQIGKALGKNAETEKLISGIDAKFKAVSDKHPEWKGKTVSVGEPYEPGKFSAFSPNDPKLKFFAGMGFGTTDAYRAALGKENIADLSSERLDVMEADRVVWLGTPDTEKAMKADPLYVKTKASQEKRDLFLPYDSPDIGAALSFNTVLSIPYAIDQVVPRLEAIK, from the coding sequence GTGGCAATCGCCGCAGCCGCCGCCCTCGTCCTCAGCGCCTGTGGCGGTGGTGACGAGAAGTCCGAGTCCAAGCCCGCCGTTTCCGGCGACACCAAGGCCGCCGGTGCCTTCCCGGTGACCGTGGACCACAAGTACGGCAGCACCACCATCTCCGCCGAGCCGAAGAAGATCGTCACCCTCGGCCTGTCCGACCAGGACGCGGTCCTCGCCCTCGGCATCAAGCCGGTCGGCGCGGTGGACTGGTTCAAGGAGGCCCCGTACGGCAAGTGGCCGTGGGCGAAGGACCTGTGGGGCTCCACCCCGCCGCAGGTCGTCGGCGAGCGCGACGAGTACAACATGGAGAAGATCGCGGCCCTCAAGCCGGACCTGATCATCGCCCAGTACTCGGGCATGAAGAAGGAGCAGTACGACACCCTCTCCAAGATCGCCAAGGTGGTCGCGCAGCCCAAGGGCGCCGAGGACTACCAGGCCGACTGGAAGGTGATGACCCAGCAGATCGGCAAGGCGCTCGGCAAGAACGCCGAGACCGAGAAGCTGATCTCCGGCATCGACGCCAAGTTCAAGGCCGTCAGCGACAAGCACCCGGAGTGGAAGGGCAAGACGGTCTCCGTCGGCGAGCCCTACGAGCCGGGCAAGTTCTCCGCGTTCTCCCCGAACGACCCCAAGCTGAAGTTCTTCGCCGGCATGGGCTTCGGCACCACCGACGCCTACCGCGCCGCCCTGGGCAAGGAGAACATCGCCGACCTCAGCTCCGAGCGCCTCGACGTCATGGAGGCCGACCGGGTCGTGTGGCTGGGCACCCCGGACACCGAGAAGGCCATGAAGGCCGACCCGCTGTACGTCAAGACCAAGGCCAGCCAGGAGAAGCGCGACCTCTTCCTGCCCTACGACAGCCCGGACATCGGCGCCGCGCTGTCCTTCAACACCGTGCTGAGCATCCCGTACGCCATCGACCAGGTGGTGCCGCGGCTCGAAGCCATCAAGTAA